A region from the Salvelinus sp. IW2-2015 linkage group LG19, ASM291031v2, whole genome shotgun sequence genome encodes:
- the LOC111979561 gene encoding integrin alpha-6: MSSARLKFANDHLDDPEEEWEKVMWLLVGAPRAKALRGQKAKITGGLYNCDTASTSSSCSRVQFDDDEDVNTRTCAHRYQRRLFVNTAQESRDINRAVLRAERDLTIGTESDEDGGNWRFCEGRARGHERFGSCQQGLSATFTRDYHYLVFGAPGAYNWKGVVRVEQKNNTLLEMGFYDDGPYEVGDENRLDPDLVPVPANSYLGFSLDSGKAITKKGQLTVVAGAPRANHSGAVVLLKKETEASTMLSPEHILEGEGLASSFGYDLAVVDLTGDGWEDIVVGAPQFFEKDGEVGGAIYVYINKGGDWSKVTPTRIDGPRDSMFGLAVENLGDLNLDGYQDIAVGAPYYDSGSGKVFIYHGSAQGINIKPAQVLSGVPSETKLFGYSLAGNMDLDRNSYPDLAVGSLSDSVFVYRTRPVISIQKVVKTTPKEIDLTKKNCGNSICLEVEACFSYTANPKSYSPRLTVAYSFEAEAERRKKGLPPRVTFSTRSSDVNDYQSTGVLILSGQGKKECVTAKLTLQENIKDKLRGIPIDVTVEIKNSKRKRRALPELPPILDSNEPITARAEVSFLKEGCGSDNVCQSNVQLQHRFCYREPNKDVFHPLPVEDGVPVVSLSDQKDIALEITVTNQNGDDAHEAALVASFPPSLSYSASRSAPNADKQVICVTNTNGSQADCELGNPFKRGSEATFYIILSTAGISLNTTELEIDLKLETTSEQQNVARVKAKAKVVIELLLSLTGVAKPSQVYFTGEVKGESAMKSEGDIGSPIEYEFRVINLGKPLKTYGSAALIVNWPKETVEGKWLLYLMKIDSRGLEQVTCSPEREINSLTVKEEPSSTRRRRAIVETDGPQEGTIARLTDKRKYTTLSCEDGAKCVEIRCPLQGLDSNAVILLRSRLWNSTFLEEYSKLNYLDVIVKASLRVDGAAKNMVLRNAETQVRVTVFPERRAAQYGGLPWWIILVAILLGLLLLGLLVFLLWKCGFFRRSKYDNSVPSYNAVRIQKEEKDQLGSLEKKAWITSWSENESYS, translated from the exons ATGTCCagcgcccgtctgaagtttgccaatgaccatctggatgatccagaggaggaatgggagaaggtcatgtg GTTGCTGGTTGGTGCTCCAAGGGCCAAAGCTCTGAGAGGTCAGAAGGCAAAGATCACAGGAGGACTCTACAACTGTGACACCGCTTCCACTTCCTCCAGCTGTAGCCGAGTGCAGTTCGACGACGATG AGGACGTGAACACCAGA acatgtgCCCACCGCTACCAGCGGCGCTTGTTTGTGAACACAGCCCAGGAGTCTCGTGACATCAACAGGGCGGTGTTACGTGCTGAGAGAGACCTGACCATCGGTACCGAGTCTGATGAGGACGGAGGGAACTGGAGGTTCTGTGAGGGGCGGGCACGCGGCCATGAGAGGTTTGGCTCATGCCAACAGGGTCTGTCTGCCACCTTCACTAGGGACTACCACTACCTGGTCTTTGGTGCTCCTGGAGCGTACAACTGGAAAG gtGTGGTGAGAGTAGAGCAGAAGAACAACACTCTGTTGGAGATGGGTTTCTATGACGACGGGCCCTATGAGGTGGGCGATGAGAACCGGTTAGACCCAGACCTGGTCCCCGTGCCCGCTAACAGTTACTTGG GCTTCTCTCTGGACTCGGGGAAGGCCATCACTAAGAAGGGTCAGCTGACCGTGGTTGCCGGTGCCCCGAGAGCCAATCACAGCGGGGCAGTGGTGTTGCTAAAGAAGGAGACCGAAGCGTCCACCATGTTGTCACCAGAGCACATCCTGGAAGGGGAGGGGCTGGCCTCGTCGTTCGGCTACGACCTCGCTGTGGTGGATCTGACCGGCGACGG GTGGGAGGACATCGTGGTGGGAGCCCCGCAGTTTTTTGAGAAGGACGGGGAGGTAGGCGGAGCCATTTATGTCTACATTAACAAGGGCGGAGACTGGAGTAAGGTCACGCCCACCAGGATAGACGGACCTCGGGACTCCATGTTTGGACTGGCCGTAGAAAACCTGGGAGATCTCAACCTGGACGGCTATCAGG acaTCGCTGTGGGAGCACCCTATTATGACAGTGGGTCAGGGAAGGTGTTCATCTATCACGGCTCAGCTCAGGGCATCAACATCAAACCTGCACAGGTGTTGTCAGGGGTGCCATCGGAGACAAAGTTGTTTGGTTATTCTCTAGCTGGTAACATGGACCTGGACAGGAACTCGTACCCTGACCTGGCCGTAGGATCTCTCTCCGACTCTGTGTTCGTCTACAG GACTCGGCCGGTCATCAGCATCCAGAAGGTTGTCAAGACAACGCCAAAGGAGATCGATCTGACTAAGAAAAACTGTGGCAACAGCATCTG CTTGGAGGTAGAGGCCTGCTTCTCCTACACTGCCAACCCTAAATCCTACAGCCCCAGACTGA cgGTGGCGTACTCCTTTGAGGCGGAGGCGGAGCGTCGGAAGAAGGGTCTCCCTCCCAGAGTGACCTTCTCCACGCGGTCCAGCGACGTCAACGACTACCAGTCCACCGGTGTTCTCATCCTCAGTGGACAGGGCAAGAAGGAGTGTGTCACCGCCAAGCTCACG ctACAGGAGAACATTAAGGACAAGCTCAGGGGAATCCCCATCGACGTTACCGTGGAGATAAAGAACTCCAAAAGGAAAAGAAGAGCGCTCCCAGAACTCCCGCCCATCCTCGACTCCAACGAGCCTATCACGGCCCGCGCTGAG gtgagctTCCTGAAGGAGGGCTGTGGCAGTGATAATGTGTGCCAGAGCAACGTACAGCTCCAGCATCGCTTCTGCTACAGAGAACCCAACAAGGACGTCTTCCATCCACTACCTGT GGAGGATGGGGTGCCAGTAGTCTCCCTTAGCGACCAGAAGGACATCGCCCTGGAGATCACGGtgaccaatcagaatggagatGATGCCCATGAGGCGGCGTTGGTTGCCTCCTTCCCCCCCTCGCTCTCCTACTCTGCCTCCCGCTCTGCACCCAACGCG GACAAGCAGGTGATCTGTGTGACCAATACGAACGGCTCTCAGGCAGACTGTGAGCTGGGGAACCCCTTCAAGCGAGGCTCAGAG GCGACGTTCTACATAATCCTGAGTACAGCAGGCATCTCTCTGAACACCACAGAGCTGGAGATAGACCTGAAGCTGGAGAC GACGAGTGAGCAGCAAAACGTGGCCAGAGTCAAGGCCAAGGCCAAAGTGGTGATCGAGCTGCTGCTGTCCCTCACAGG AGTGGCCAAGCCCTCCCAGGTCTACTTTACTGGAGAGGTCAAAGGTGAGAGCGCCATGAAGTCCGAAGGAGACATCGGCAGCCCCATCGAGTACGAGTTCAGG GTGATTAACCTGGGGAAGCCCCTGAAGACTTATGGCAGCGCCGCCCTGATCGTCAATTGGCCAAAGGAGACGGTGGAGGGGAAGTGGCTCCTGTACCTCATGAAGATCGACTCCAGAGGTCTGGAACAGGTCACCTGCTCCCCTGAGAGAGAGATCAACTCACTCACCGTCAAAGAG GAGCCGAGCAGCACCAGGAGAAGACGGGCCATAGTGGAGACAGACGGGCCTCAGGAGGGAACCATCGCACGACTGACTGACAAGAGGAAATACACTACTCTG tcgTGTGAGGACGGGGCAAAGTGTGTGGAGATTCGCTGCCCCCTTCAGGGCCTGGACAGTAATGCAGTCATCCTGCTCAGATCTCGCCTCTGGAACAGCACATTCCTGGAG GAGTACTCCAAGCTGAACTATCTGGACGTGATAGTGAAAGCCTCTCTCAGAGTGGACGGCGCTGCTAAAAACATGGTCCTGAGGAACGCTGAGACACAG GTGAGAGTGACGGTGTTCCCAGAGCGTCGTGCGGCTCAGTACGGAGGACTCCCATGGTGGATCATCCTGGTAGCCATCTTGTTAGGGCTGCTGCTGCTCGGCCTGCTGGTCTTCCTGCTGTGGAAG TGTGGGTTTTTCAGACGCTCCAAGTACGACAACAGCGTTCCCAGTTATAATGCAGTGCGGATACAGAAGGAGGAGAAAGACCAACTGGGAAGCCTGGAAAAGAAAGCCTGGATAACGAGCTGGAGTGAGAACGAGAGTTACTCTTAA